The Cydia fagiglandana chromosome 14, ilCydFagi1.1, whole genome shotgun sequence genome contains the following window.
CGGGGTCACTGTGCCCCGGGGCGAAATGAACAAGTGTGCATTAGGTAGCACACCTGCAGATGTTTTTGTTTTCATGTTTTTGCTCTTCAGTTATACAATTTTCCTGCGAATTCACAATGGAAGAAAATTTTAATTCGCCTCTCTAATAGAGAGGCGAATTAAAATTTTCTTCCATTGTGAAGTCTCTATAGGTAAGTGTTGCTATTTAAAATTTCCTTTTCGCGTCGCACCGTTTTAGCAAAAACATGTGAGGACAAACGCAAAGGGTGcagattttctttatttttaagctTAGCGCACCCATCCTCCTTTTGTCCCGTTTTACACAATGTTTATCTCCAATCCTCTCCATTCAGAACCACAGTTTTATCTACAACAAAAACTATCAAAAAATAGACGATTATTCGAAATATTCAATATTGCACAAcgtttttttaatcttttagggtcgaaaaaaaaaccaaaacagTTTCGTTTATTCGCCTTTGCATAATCTTTTTTGAGGTTGTGCAATAATAGTATATTTGATAGTatgtagtttatgtgactgctcaTAATGTACGGCATTAAACATGTTTATGAAATAAGCTGTGTAGATAAAGAGGATTTTTTCGTATTGTACAGTTTTTTAGAATTGCCGGTTTTCATATCAAACCTCGTTACTTTGACATCAAACGAACCTAGGGTCAATTGTGACAAAATGGAAGAAGACGTGACGCCACTCAAAGGACCCAATCTAATCACATTTGGCTTTGTGGGTCCCAAATGTAGTGGCCCTTTATCTTATAACACGACACAATAAAACAATCCTGAGAGCTCTCAGGATTAGGAAAGGTCGAACGGATAAAAATTACGGCAGGGGTGTGATTTCTGACTAGAAAAGTAGATTTGACTGATAATCGATTATTCAGctctacttaaaatattaaatgacggTGATCTGCAAAAGCaggataattttgaaaatggcacTAAACTATGTAGAAGCACTTTCAATTGGAACAACAGCAAAATGTCTTGGACAGCGTTGTAGTAACGTTagtgttgctaaagtatgaaATGCTTCTGGTTTCatagatatttaatattttcaaaattaccacGCCTTTGAAGTTACATATCTACTTCAATGCATCTTAATAACAATAACCAATAGATTTGTGTAATAAACCTAATTGATTttgctattaaaaataattgtttttgattttaaaatctTGTTTTTAATTATCGATTTGTTTCGAAATGTAATTCAACAAATGGAATAGatttataaaaagaaaaaatagttttaatcGAGTATTTTTCCCCATCCCTTTACTAGGGCCTCCAAAGAATTCTTGAAAGAAGATTATAAACGTCAGTTTCTTTACAAATTGGAATCTTTAAATGCTTTAGATTTGATAAAGAGCTCCTAAATGAAATCAGCAATTTCCCGGCCGGTAACAATGGTAATTTGATCGGATAACATTCTTGGAGGAGCGAACGTATTTCCGGCCATAATCGCCTTAGCTGTGCTCCAAATAAACATTGTTGAGATTTTTTGAAGAACGCGTTCTATTTGTTTTAAGtcgtttaggtatttatttatgatgCTTGTTAATCTCTCGTATTGGAGTATTGGACTGGATGGGAAGTTGGGGTTTTAAGAAGAATAcgattttttaaaatgtttgtagAGTACctatgtgcggaaagagaagagtcgtggaatataagGGAACACATTATATGACTcctctctttccgcacaaaatCTTAAGTTATTTTTGGGCCGATGAAGAGAGaataatatttttctaataatCTGTCCCTCTCCCGtttggttattttttgctttaagtCGTTTTGGTAAGTATTTAGGGTGTTTTTAAAGCTTTTAGATTGAGCTAATGAAGGGAGATTAATGTTTTTTGATTGCATAATGATTTCGTTTTGAATTATCGGATAACATTCTTCAGCATTCTTGGTGGAGCGAATGTTTTTCCCGTGATCGAATCGTCTTAGAGAATTTTTGAATACTGCGTTCGAGTTGTTTTAAGTCGGGTATTTATAGGTAGGGTTGCAACCGGTTGGGTGTTTAAGTAGGATTTTGTTAATCTTTAGTATTGGAATACTGAAGAAAAGtttaataatttgatatttgatttgatttgatttgattagaATGCTTGTAAAGCTTTTGGTATATGGCATATGAGGAGAAAATAATGTTTTTCAAAGAATATGTCTAGTTTGGTTATTCTTTGTTTTAAGTCTTTTAGGAAGTTTGTAACTTTACGTTTTGCAAGTAATGCTAAATGACTGTCCATGATAGATATACTTACAGTGAACATTATTCTTACGTAATAACCAAgtttttaaaaactattttagcTTGCTTATCCCATTCTCTCGAGGTATCCTCTAGCCTCCCACACACAAAAACTTGGCAAGACAAATGAAGGCTTGATTGGTCATAGTAAATCTTCAAAAAGAATGGAATGGGAGGCCATTTTATTGACCTCTGGACGACTAGTGGATAAGAGTGTCCCCCTATTTAATTCTTTCAGTCCTGCCCGTGTGGTGGTATTCAAATTGGCCTGGCTCGAGCTTAACATCCTCGCTATTGGTTCATGAATATGCattattgtatattttaaaattttaatcacATTACGGCGATGTCAGGCTTGGAAGTAAGTCTATGAGTGAGTTCTGTTTTTTTGTATCAAAACATTTGCTGACTTCTAGATACATTTAGGTGCAAAACTTGAATAAGCATCTTCAAAGCAAAGCAAGTCAAATgtgtacataaataatacataacCGTACCTCCTTCTTGAAATTTTGGTGACATTATTTGACTATTCAATATTTCAGACCATGTCCATAGTCTTAGTGTACGTTCCCTTATCCCATATTAGTTAAACCTATACTAAATAATCAACTAAGCTTCTGGATCCCATATGCACATCGTCCCAGTGTTCCCAGGAGGCGCGAGCAGGCGACTCTAACACTAGGCGCAAGAGGCTGTTGGAACTGTCAGGCTTCAATGAGGCATGTTCTATTCCGTATTAAAGCACCAAAGCAGACGGTGCGCGCCTCCGcgaacagtcagcagcagaagtagctaagcgggccaggtgttcaaaatgatcttgacgcgattttattgttaaatttaaggtaattttgaacacctcgccctcTTAGCAACTCCTGATGCTGACTGAACATGCAAAAACgattatgatttattttattacaccgAATAAATATTTCAAATGAAGTATGTTTAGGTATTCGTCTTAAATAGATTCAGAACATTACAATTTCATTTTCAGATTGTTATCGTCCTCATAAAACACGCGTTTATAATCGTATTTATactgtttatacgacaacgtatttatactattttagaagcgctggtggcctagcggtaagagcgtgcgacttgcaatctggagatggaggtcgcgggttcaaaccccggctcgtaccaatgagtttttcggaacttatgtacgaaatatcatttgatatttaccagtcgcttttcggtgaaggaaaacatcgtgaggaaaccggactaatcccaataaggcctagtttaccctctgggttggaaggtcagatggcagtcgctttcgtaaaactggtgcctacgtcaaatcatgggattagttgtcaagcggaccccaggctcccatgagccgtggcagaatgccgggataacgcgaggaagaagagtatttatactatttacTTTATACGATTAGTCGCCGCGATGCACggcatttttatgtaaatgatATGGACGAAGTTATTGGTTTATTCTGCGGCAATAAGCCGCGATATGATAATGTCATTTCACACCGGATGGGCTGCGAGGGTGTATGTCTATACATAAACATGTTATACACTCAGCTTATAAGTGCTCATACCGTTAGcaagaaaataatataatcTTCGAAATAATCTACTTGCATTAATACAGATTCCTGTCCTGTCgtgtcataaaaaatattaataattgaaaaaaaCCTTAAGTAGCTTGCAATAAAATTATCATGAAATAAAATGAGCTTAGAGCTTGAAACTAACAGTTACTTTGAAAGCCAATTGTAtccatttaaaaataagtttgtgACTCGATCTAAAAAAGGAGTTCAAGGTTTTAGGAGAAATGATTGTTATATTTAACGGCAATAAGCCGCCATATGATAATGTCATTTCACACCGGCTGAGCCGCGAGGGTGTGTACACACGTGACGTGAACAAATATACTGCGTCTATCCTGGTACAGTCAACAAATGCGCAAACGTTAAAATTATCTGAAAACTGCGGTTGTATAATTGTAAAATGTAATTGGGAGCGTGCGTGAACtatagggggagggggagggggggggggacagGACACACAGGACCCAGGAcgcgtcagatttttggcgcgacgCGTAACTGCatagtttatgcttccgatgtagcccacaagatggcagaatgTACTATgcactaaaaaaataatatttcttaAAGCTTGTAGACAGGCTGTTacaatatgaataaataaatgaaaatccCGTTACTTTAGCCATAGTGCCAAAGTTGACATGTTTGCCACACCCTGCGCGTTACTTGTTAGTTAATAACTAGTTTCCCGCCAACACTTCgcacatacaatgacatacatattattgtttttaatataaaagcTATAATGCCTACACGCATTTACGGCAATATGTCTGTTTTCTACTCTACCTCGATCATAGATCATTTGAAGTAAAGGCATAATATACAATATAGATTATACTACGCATTCAAGCAcgtttgtgtttttgtattgACATTTGTACGAGTGCCTGCTACGAGACCTGTGCTGCCGTAGCACAAATTGCGACAAATAGTAATCAGTCTACAGTAAATAACAACTACAACAACAACAGTAAACAACAAaacacaacaacacaacacaacaacagTAATGTGATTACAGTAAATAGTAATGAAATAGTATTAAATATACGTGACTAATATAGATTAGTCACGTAAATTGAAGTCAGTTATGGTTTTTGAACTAATACTCGTATTTcatctgctgactgtaccagccGCGACTTACGTACACGTCCCCCGTTTGAGTTACGTGATGTAACtacctataataattaaaatgatAATACAGGATTACATTTTGACAGCAAATTCCATTAATAAACGTCGCATAATAGCGTCCTTTATATTATGTTGTTTCATTAcgagaaaattatattttaatatgaaCAGGTATACAGTGTTTATGAGAATTAATTTTATCATAGATTAAATCTTGATACAATAAACCTTTGTTATTTCAAGAATTACGAGTATTTATGGTAGCAAATTAAATTCTTTTGATTAAATACGCTCGCGGCTATGTTGAGTAATTAAGATTGAATAAGTTATGTATTTTCAGCCTGTGTGATACCGGGGGCGTAGCTCAGATGGTAGAGCGCTCGCTTAGCATGCGAGAGGTACGGGGATCGATACCCCGCGCCtccaatttttattattttaggatTTTGATTTAACTTTATGTACAGTCAGTAAGAACATGAAATTAGGGACAGCCAAAAGGGCAACCTATTGGAACACATATTTCATTATTTACTCAGGATAGTAGTGACAGCGAAAGTCGCCCATGCAGTATACTTGTTTGAAgaagttacattttattttccTAGAATTTCTAATATGATATCTGTCGCTAATTGATGCCGACTATgcgataataattttaatcaatggAACTCCTCGGTGGAAAATCACAAACACATCGGTTAATGCTCATTAGAAAGGTCTCGAGAAGTAGATAACAATAGGACTTATACTGTTAACCATATACATATGTTGTATGAAGAAGAACAAGAAGAGAAGAGAAGAAGAGATGCGTGTTTTCCAATTATGTACACTAATATCTCGCGCAacgaagagaaaaaaaaaacatcaagcGCCTTTATGTCACCCagataaaataagtacatatgtacatacGAGTACAATGAAATATGTAAACAACAAAATCACGTCGGAATGTAGCCAGCAAATAATTTCGTAGGTACCCTTTCAATCAATTggtctttagcgataagaccgcctgttgtctgcctctacatttaatcaattgttcttttcttttgtatcttttacTGAGGtatgccaataaagagtattctatctatctattttaTTATGAAACAATATGTTACCTATTATGTAACTGCAAGTCACAGAACTAGTTTAGTGATTACTTGTGCTGCCCGAGGCTAAATATGCGTAATGCGAATGCGAATGCGTTAGTGAAATAACGAGACCATTGATTACTTTATTCCTTTACAATAAGGTGTATGAATGGACAATTAATTACGTCAACATTGAACAATGCTGACTACCATGCTATCTCTTGCTACTTCTTGGCAAACCAGTTTATATCTTGTTAGTAACAGAATAATTAAAAGACAAAGTGGGCTCGACGAATAAAAGGGAATTTAAGGAACAGTACCTGGTCTATGAGAATATTTACTTGCAATCCCACGGAGAGCGGGCCCGCTGAACTTGTAATAATCTTCTTTCTCATAAAGTCTGTCACTGTCGGTATAACTATGATGCGGAAGGCAGAAGAGTCTggtattttttactttaaacaaattaattccaAGGGGACGCGTTGTCGGCCATTACCGCCATTGTCGAAAGtaagtaagtttttttaaatctaaaagTGACTGAATGTAGTTTCGAATCACGGATATCCGGTAAAAAGAAAGAATGAAATTTAAAGTACAATGTTACTagaacaaataataaattcCTAAACATACTGCCCGGGAAGAAATCTCTAAGATTTCTTAAAACATGAAAACGAATTATCAGCTATATATAACTTAAAAGAGAAGTACACTATTCCTTAAAACTAGATATGAAATTTATTTGACTATGTTTCAATCAGTGCTGGTAAGGAAGAGGGCAAAGTTTAGATACAGGGCGAACTAAATTATTGCCAGTACTAGTCTTTAAAGTGGCTACGCGTGCTATGCCATCTCGTCCTGGCGACAAAGAGACTATGCGCGCTAACTTCCAACAGTAAGGAGTTGTGTTCTCGTTCATAATGAGTACGATGTcatttacctttaggttttcaGATGGTTTGAACCACTTATTACGACCTTGCAAGTGATGCAAATATTCTACATTGAAACGACGCCAGAACTGTTGAGTTAAATTTTGAAGAAGTTGCCACCGAGATAGTCTATTCATTTCTTCATTTTGTATGTCATATTCTGGTAATGAAACCATGTTATCTCCTATGAGAAAATGGGCTGGTGTTAGTACGTCAATCTCATCAATGTCGTCAGAAATTGGACATAAAGGTCTAGAATTCAAAATCGACTCAACTTTACAAAATACACTGCTTAATTCCTCGAAAGTAAGAACAGTTTCACCCAGAATGCGCCTTAATAGTAATTTAGACGATCTTACGGTCGATTCCCAAAGTCCTCCCATACTTGGAGCAGAAGGAGGGTTGAAATGCCACTTAAGCTGATGTTTGAGAAAGTAGTTTTGTACAACAGCTTCCACGGTGCACCGCTTCAAAAAAGAATAAAGTTCTTTTAGGTGATTGTTTGCTCCAACGAAATTGGTGCCACAATCAGAGAAGACATCAGAGCACCATCCTCGTCTACTAATAAACCGAGTAAGACAGGCTAAGAAACAATCTGTAGAGAGATCCGATACTAGTTCCAAATGGCACGCCTTCGTGACCATGCAGACAAATATGCACAAATAAGCCTTCGTGATTGGAGCACGTTTTAACTTAGATGTCTTTATTAGGAAAGGACCTGCATAGTCTACTCCAACTTTTGAGAATGGTCTACCAGGCGTGACTCTTGATGGAGGTAAATCAGCCATTAAATAATCAGCAGGTTTAGGATTAGCCTTAAAGCATTTGTGACATTTACGTATTAGCCGTTTAATGACAGTCCGAGCCGATAAAATCCAGAATTGCTTACGCAGTAATGACAGTAGCACGGGCACTCCCACATGCAAGTACAATTCGTGATAATAGTTTATCAACAAAGTTGTTAAATGATGGGATTTCGGAAGGATGACTGGGTGTTTCCGTTGTGAGGACAAGTTTGTATACTTCAGTCTTCCTAACACTCGCAGAAACCCCTCTGAGTCAATAAAAGGAGTCAGTTTTCGAAAGTTAGTCCGGTGAGGTAACCCACGTTGCACTAATTTTATTTCCGTGGCGAAAACTGAACTTTGGACAATTTTTATTAACGAGTATAGGGCGTTACGCCATTCGACGCAAGTCAATGGACCCACTCGTTTTGAAGTAGGATTCTTCAAATTATGAACAAATCGAAGACAGTATCCGTGGACCTTCACGAGCTTGTGAAGGGAACTGTATTTTAACATGAAATCTGTCGCATCTACATCACAAGAAACCTTGTTCACGTGGGCAGTAGAAATCACGTCCTCCTCAGGATCCGGAGAAACCGTTTTTCGCGCAACGGTATCTTCGGATGGCCAGGTATCTGGCGCTTGCTTGAGCCAAGCTGGACCCCACCAAAGAGGATGTGAGCCAAGCTCCGAGGGCATCAAACCTCGGGAGGCAGCGTCTGCAGGATTCATTGAAGATGGTACATGTCTCCAGAAAGAAGGAGACGTGTTCGCTAATATTTGAGAAACTCGGTTTCCCTCAAACATTTTGAGCTGATAAACAGGTGTGCGAATCCATGACAATGCAATGCTCGAGTCAGACCAGATTACAATGTCGTGGGCAACATTAATCAGTCCTGAAGAATGTTTGGCAAGTTTAGACGCTAGCAGGGCTCCACAAAGTTCCAGCCTCGGAATTGTCATTTTTGTCTGTAACGGCGAAACTTTACTCTTTGATAAGAGTAAGTGGACCTCCACTTCACCATTGATCCTCTCGACACGAAGGTAAACCACTGCAGCGTAACCTTTGAGGGACGCATCTGAAAATGCGTGAAGAGAAAATTTATTGCCATCAGTAGGCAAGACAAATCTGCTTAATTTAATGTCAGATAAGCTATGGAACTCCCCTATAAAAGAAAGCCACTGAGCCTGTTCATCATCAGGTAAGGGGTCGTCCCAGCCGATCCCTAAAAGCCACAACCGTTGCATGAAAGCCTTGGCCGAGAATACAATTGGCATCAACCAGCCACAAGGGTCATATATGCAAGCTATGTTAGCAAGCACGGCACGTTTAGTCATTCCTGTGTTGGAAATTCTGCTATGATACATGAACACATCAGATGTAGGGTTCCATTTTACACCGAGCACCTTTACAGACCCTTCATTTTGAGGATCAAATGACAATGGTCCTTCACGGACGTCGTCAGGCAAATCAGTCAAAAATTCATTGCTATTACTCGACCACTTTCGCAATTCGAAACACCCTTGACCAAGGACGTCGATCAGTTCAGCTCTCACCTTTCGAGCTGTGTCAAGATCAGGAGCTCCCGTCACTATGTCATCAACAAAAATTTGATCTGACAAAATTTGACTAGCGACAGGGTGTGAGGTCTTGGTCTCCTCTGCCAATTTCCAGATACACCTCATAGCGAGGAACGGACTTGAGGAGACTCCGAAAGTGACCGTCCTCAAACGAAATTCTCTAATGGGATCATCAGTGTGTTGACGCCAGAGAATTCTTTGATAGTCACGATCGTCCGGGTGCACAAGTACTTGTCTGTACATACCCTTGATGTCACAAGTGAATGCGACAGGCTGAAGACGAAAACGTGTGAGTATGTCTACTATGTTACGCTGAAGTTTGGGACCAACGTGCAGAACGTTGTTCAAAGACACGCCCGTAGAAGAGGGCATAGACGCATCAAAGACTGGCCTACACTTTGTAGTGGAAGAAGACTCTTTTATCACAGCATGGTGGCTAAGGTAATATTTACCACTACCCGGAGGGTCAAAGACAGGCTCCATATGATTCTCGTCCAGATATTCTTGAAACACCTTACTATAGTCTGCCTTGAGTTTAGGATCTCTTTTAAATCTCCTCTCAAGACTTAAAAGTCTCCGGGCGGCCAATTCACGACTATCACCCAACTCACTTTGGTTTCCCTTGAAGGGTAGACGGACAATAAAACGGTTTTCATTATCCCGcgaaacattatttaaaaaatgatcCTCAATAATTTGATCATTGGGATCAGGAAGTACAGATTCGGGAATTTGTTCAATTTCCCAGAATCTAGTCAGACAATCATCTAATGCTACATGATGAGATGACAGATGAGGAACCGAATTGGTAGTCTGCAGGGATTTACCAATTATTACCCAACCAAAAATGGTTCCGTAAGCCGCCGGTAAGTCAGTGGAAGGCCACACCTTCTCACCGCAGAAAATGTCATTGTAGACATCACTGCCTAATAAAATGTCTATAGGCCTAGACAGGAAAAAATCATTATCAGCCAATTGCAGGCCCTGATAATTTGATTTTATGTCCGCAGACAGAGAGACACTGGGCAAGTCGCCAGTAGCATACTTCAAAATGACAGCCGAAACAGTTAGCAACGGCTTGTCAGAAGTCATGGACTTCAAAAACACATTGGTCATTCCATGAGACCGATGAGGCACACTCGGCCCTACACCATAGATAGACACAGGTTGATGGTTATGTTTAAGTTGAAGTCTTTGAACACACTCCTCAGAGATTATTGAACATTCTGCGCCTGGATCAATAAACAAGCGAACAGGTTGGAAATGTCCATCACCATTCCCAGCAAGACCCATGGCCGTAGCTAACAGGATATTTGGCAAATTTGGCTTAGTATCCTTTACCATGAAAGACTTCATTGTAGCATTATTAACACTAGTAATGCTATTAGGTTCTTGTTCACCTTCTGGATATGAAGGCTCAACCATTTCAGCCACGACAACAGCTGACTTCACCGCAGGTGGAGTGCCATCAGGTTGTGTCGAAGACGGACAGATCAAAGTGTGGTGTTTAGCCCGACACAACTTACATTTATGTAATGAACTACACTCATGATATTTGTGTGTACCAAAACAattgaaacacaaatttttagATTTCAGAAAATCTCTACGCTGATCAAGATTCAAAGCCTTGAATTTATTGCACATATACATGTAATGATCCAAATTACAATATCGACAATTTATTTCCTTATTGCTCTCTTGGACATGCATTACCATTTTAGTATTGCGATGAGGCGGTGTCTTGACAACAGGTTGTTTAGGTGAGCCGCTAACTGTTGCCTTCAAAGCAATAGACATTTCTAATGCCTTACATTGATATTCCAAGAAAGCAATAAGTTCCGAATATTTAGGAATATCCGATCCAGACAAACTTAATTCAAATTTACTGCGCAACTCCATAGGCAGTTTTTTCAATAAGACATGAAGTAGTACAAACGACCACTCATCAGGTTTAAATTTCAAGGCTCGAAGCGCAGCTAAGTGTTCGTTAAAAGTGTTCAAGAAAGATCTCAAGTCAGACCTCAAATTCACAACAGCAGGAAGTGACATGATAGCTTCTAAATGCGTATCGGCAATAAGTCTTATATTGGAAAATCGGTTCTCCAATAATGTCAGAGCAACACCATAGTTTTGATCAGTAAGCGGCAAGTGCTTGACTAAATCAAGAGGTTCACCTGATAAACATGATATCAGATAATGTAATTTTCTCACAGGTTTGATGGTAGCACTCTCGTCAATTAtacttttgaaaatatttataaaatttgtcCATTTAGTGACATCTCCTGTAAATGATGGAAGCGAAATGCGCGGCAGAGGAATATCAGGCATGCAGAACTGAGAATTAACTACGTTCGAAGACACAACCGGAAACAATTGTGCGTAAATGACACTTACATTATTCAGTTTTGCGTCATAGTCTAAAAACTCTTGCAGGTGTTTGTCCGGATCAAAACCGGCACGCTTCCCGGCTTCCACAGACACATAAGCGTCTTTGTACTCGTTCTTAGTTTGCACAAGATCACTGCAGCGAGTTTTAAACTCGATAAGTTTTGTATTGTCTTGTACAGCAGACTCCGCGGCATTACACAAtaaatcaatttgaagtttGGCTAACTTGTAACGTATTTCAGCACTCATTTTTCACAACACCGCGTACTCCTTCAAAACAGTAACACAAACCACAAAATAATAAAGCTACGGGCTttattatgtaaacaaaagtaatCACAACTCGAATGAAAGTTAGTTTTAACCTCAAAAAATTAACGTGACACTGACAGGACAGGAATCGAATGACACTTCACTTCGTTCAAGTCGTTCACGAGCATAGACTAAATATAAGGTATGTTTGCACTGTACTCAAACTGAACGGAACGGgaatgattaaaaaaaacgctCAAACTGATTGTGAACGTGTATACTAGCCTTATCTTGCTACCACCACTGATGAAAAAGAAATGTGATTCCaccttcaattttttttaaaaaacgtaCAACTAAAACGCAAAGcaaataaattaaacgtatgaaGACGAATTTCTTTAAACGTTTAAGACTATGTATGATACATATAAAACGTTACACGTAGGCAAAAACACTAATTACTTTCGTAAGAATAATGCAATACATGCAGTCACTTTCAATAAAATATCCACAAACTGAGGACAGACAATTACTTTCAATGTTTAAAGTACGACAAATGCAAACTTGCAGACATAAATGTACCAAGTAcagacagtaaattaattacgacTAATGCAATCTTG
Protein-coding sequences here:
- the LOC134670571 gene encoding uncharacterized protein LOC134670571; translated protein: MSAEIRYKLAKLQIDLLCNAAESAVQDNTKLIEFKTRCSDLVQTKNEYKDAYVSVEAGKRAGFDPDKHLQEFLDYDAKLNNVSVIYAQLFPVVSSNVVNSQFCMPDIPLPRISLPSFTGDVTKWTNFINIFKSIIDESATIKPVRKLHYLISCLSGEPLDLVKHLPLTDQNYGVALTLLENRFSNIRLIADTHLEAIMSLPAVVNLRSDLRSFLNTFNEHLAALRALKFKPDECKFELSLSGSDIPKYSELIAFLEYQCKALEMSIALKATVSGSPKQPVVKTPPHRNTKMVMHVQESNKEINCRYCNLDHYMYMCNKFKALNLDQRRDFLKSKNLCFNCFGTHKYHECSSLHKCKLCRAKHHTLICPSSTQPDGTPPAVKSAVVVAEMVEPSYPEGEQEPNSITSVNNATMKSFMVKDTKPNLPNILLATAMGLAGNGDGHFQPVRLFIDPGAECSIISEECVQRLQLKHNHQPVSIYGVGPSVPHRSHGMTNVFLKSMTSDKPLLTVSAVILKYATGDLPSVSLSADIKSNYQGLQLADNDFFLSRPIDILLGSDVYNDIFCGEKVWPSTDLPAAYGTIFGWPVAFTCDIKGMYRQVLVHPDDRDYQRILWRQHTDDPIREFRLRTVTFGVSSSPFLAMRCIWKLAEETKTSHPVASQILSDQIFVDDIVTGAPDLDTARKTLPPEV